In Glycine max cultivar Williams 82 chromosome 10, Glycine_max_v4.0, whole genome shotgun sequence, the DNA window tcctcgcacatttcccgcatcattttattattcaaattggtgtcgttgtctgtgataatcttccttggcaaaccataccTGCAGATTATCTCCTTCTTGATGAACCTAACCACCACACTCCTTGTGACACTAGCGTATGAGGCAGCTTCGACCCACTTGGTTAAGTAATCGATCGCCACCAAGATGAAATGATGTCCGTTCGCAGCCTTGGGCTCTATGGCTCAGAtcacatctatcccccacatggaaaagggcCACGGTGCGGCCAATACATTCAATGGCAAGGGCGGAGCGTTGACATTGTTTGCAAACGTCTGGCATTGgtgacacttccttacatggaGGCAACattcgctttccatggtgagccaataatagccCGCCCTCAGGATCTTCCTAGCCATCGTGTTCCCGTTAGCGTGCGTACTgaaagagccctcatggacctcctCCAGCATGCGTCCAGCTTCCTTAGTGTTCATGCATCGGAGCAacaccatgtcatggtttctcttgtatattATGCCCCCGCTTTAAAAGAAATCGGCCCCACCAACCTCCTTAacgtcctcttatcattgtcggaagcttccggtgggtactctttgctttcaacgtatcgcttgatGTCAAAATACCAAGGTTTACCGTCCCACTCCTCCTCTACCAAACAACAATATGCGGGCCTGCCATGACACCtaaactcaatgtatggtaggtctCCGTGCGGTgtcagctggaacatggacgctaaaGTGGCGAGTGCATCCACCATCTGGTTTTCCTCTCGAGGAACGTGATGGaaagagatctcatcaaagaactCAGCCAGCTCCTTGATGTAGGTCTGTAGGGTATTAGCTtgtgatccctagtttcccactCTCCTCttagctggtgaatcaccagtgtCGAGTCTCCGTACACCTTGAGCAGTTTGACGTTGAAGTCAATTACTGCCTGGACacccagggcacatgcttcgtATTCAGCCATGTTATTGGTGCAGTCGAAACCAAgtctggctgtgaaaggtatgcATTGATTGTCCGACGAGACCAATTCCGCCCCAACACCATGGCCCAGAACGTTAGATGCTCCATcgaaccacacgatccacttgtccctGTCCTTTTCTAGCTTCTCTTCAaataaggccatgatgtcctcatttGGGAACTCaagatgcatgggttgataatcATTGAGAGGATGCTGAGCTAAATAGTCCGCcgaggcgcttccctttatcgctTTTTGGGTTACGTAGACTATgtcgaactcggatagcaaaacctgccaccgAGCGATCCGCCCCGTGAGAGCGGGCTTCTCAAATATGTACTTgatcgggtccatcttggataccagccaggtggtatggctcagcatgtactatCTTAGTCGGTGGGACGCCCATACCAAAGCTcaacatgtcctttccagcagggagtagttcatctcacaggccatgaacttcttactcaagtagtagacgacTCGCTCTCTTTTTCCCGACTAATCATGTTGCCCCACATGCACCCCTTCTGACATACGATGAAACCCAACAGCTTTCCcgacttgaccccgaaggtgtACTTAGCGaggtttaacctcaattgatgCCTCCTAAGCCTCTCGAACAACCTTCGCAAGTTGAtgaggtgttcttcctcagttatggacttggcaatcatgtcgtCTACGTAAACTTTGATTTCTCAGTGTATCATGTtgtggaacaaagccaccatagcctGTTGATAGGCTGCCCTGGCGTTCTTGAGCCCAAAAGACACCACCTTAtagcagaacgttccccacagggtaaCAAACGTGGTTTTTTCCATATCTtctggtgccatctttatttgattgtagCCTGAGAAACCCTCCATGatggaaaacaaagcgaaattggctgTGTTGTCTATGAGGACATCGATGTGTGGCAGAGGAAAATTatctttgggactggctcgattcaggtcccgattgTCCACACACATTCATACCATCCCATCTTTCTAAGGGATCGACACAATGTTGGCCACTCACTCGGGGTATCGAGCCACCGCCAAGAAATCGACGTGGAATTGCTTTTTCACCTCGTCCTTGATCTTCAGCGACGTCTCGGGTTTCATTCTCCTTAGCTTTTGCTTCACCTCCTCCTTGTTGTTCTACCTCTATTAGAAACAATCGATAGATATATATACAAGGTCATCCAACCACCTAACTAAGATTTCTCTTATAGCTTTTCCAGACATATCTGATACAACTATCTATCCTAAAAATAAGTGATCCCAATAATCAAGAGATCaagatacaaaataaaattaaaatacaataagaATTAATACATACAATCAGaattaatacaaatataatcaattaaGATCAACACAATCATGTAGCAATATTCTCAATACAATTAGGATTAACACAATCATACAACAATATTCTCAATATTGTGCATTATATAATCATCCTTTTTCAGCCCCCTGGACTCTTTACAACCGCTAGGTGAATTGTATAGATCCAACTAAAAAGTTTAGTTTTAGAATTTTACATATCTACCGTGAAGGCAATGCTTATGCTGACAAGCTTGCTTCTTTTGGTGCATAGAATGCGGGAAAAAAATAGTAAGTGTCATGAATCTCTGACATAAGCTTCAACCAATTAACATTGTTTGAATGACAACTGTTGTAGTTGGACAACAATCACATAGTTTGTCCACCATGGTATGCTTTATGTTCCTATTGGTTATAGTTTTGGTATGCTTTATGTTCCTATTGGTTATAGCTTTGGTGCTAGAATGTTCAATTTGGAGTCCACAAGAGGAGGATCTCCATATGGTGCTGGAGTTTTTGCTGGAGATGGTACAAGACAAGCAAGTGAAATGGAGCTGGAGCTTGCAGAGTATCATGGCAAGTATATATGAAATTAGCCCATAAAAGCTAGATTGaattttgtgattaaaattcCATTAAGCCCTCCTAGCTAGGTCAGCATTCTAGTCTGTCCCAAGTTGGTGACCTCTAAATCAAACTTCTTAATGCACTCAAACAAACCATTGGTGacctcaaaatcaaactccaagtCAGTGTTGTCATAAAAGAACTCTAGATTTGAGAAGTGGGCAGCTGCATGCAATGGTCTATGAAGCTGACAATTCCATCTTTTATCAATGATTGCAAACACATCATTGTACTTGCTTTCATTGTTGTTGAAAGACTtgataattgtttcttttgccTTGTCCATTGCTGCATAAATATATCCCATGGCTAGTTTCGTTTCACCATCAACAAGATGAAGCACTTTCACAAGTGGAGCCATGACTTTAAGAGTGTAAACCACACTATTCCAAAAAAAAGGCATGAGCACTACCTTTGCAGCTTcttttcccttaaactccttagatagcttgttcaaggtccattcATCAGAAGTAAACATCTTTCTAATATTGGCTTTCGCTTTGTGGAGCCTTTCTAAGGTTAGATAAGAAGTGGCAAATCTAGTAATAGCATGTCTCACCAATTCCCTCTTGTTTGTAAAATTTCTCAACAAACTTAAGGTACTAGAATAGGCATAGATAAACCCAACTAGATTAATTGCCCTTCTAATTGTCTTCCTTATCAAGGGAATCTTCCCAATATCTTCAAGCATCAAATCAATACAATGAGCTGCACAAGGAGTCCAATAAATATGTTTCCTTTTCTCCTCCAACAACTTACCCGCTAAAACATAGTTGCTCCCATTATCGGTTACAACTTGAACAACATTCTCTTCTCCAACTTCCTCCAGAGTGGCATCAAGCAACTCAAAAATCTTTTCACCCGTCTTTACAAAATCAGAGCCATCAACAGACTTCCAAAACATGGTACCAACTTgagagtttataaaaaaattaatgatgcatCTTTGTTTCCGATCAGTCCATGCATCAGACATAATAGTACAACCATACCTGACCCATTGCTCCCTGTGGccttttatcaaattttcagtATATTCAACTTCCTTCTTCAGGAGTGGAACTCTGATGTCATGATAGCTAGGAATAGGCAAATGTCGCTCATATTGACCAATGGCTGCAACCATATTCTCAAAGCTGTTCAATTTAATGAGGTTGAATGACAAACCGCTTGGTACCAAAAGCGAGAAATATGTTGATGCACCTTCAATACTTCATTCTTATCCATTGACTCTCTTATGTTCATTTGCCTCTCCATTTTTCTCTGATTGATTGCATTTTCTGGATTCTTACAAATTTTTTCCATTGGTCCTTTTTTAGTCCCACACTTTGTCTTTGCTCTTGCAGTAGCATTACAAGAGTCCGTAAACTCATAATCTTCACTTCCATCACATCCAATTGGTTCACCAAATTCAAAATCTCTTATATTTGCCATATTATCCCTGCCAGAAGTATTGTATAGTGGTCCCACTTTTGTTTGGTAGTCATATATTCCTTCAACTCTTCGACTACATTTGGTGGAGTTTTCTTGCAAGCTGGAATGTTACCCGACTTCCCAATCAGGTGTTGTTTGGCTATGGTTATTCCTCCCTTTGTGATTTTTCCACAGAAATTACAAACAATTATGTTTGTTTCTCCTTCCACCAGTGGATGACAATATTTCCAGCCTGGGTCTGTCTTATTTTTCCTCGTTGCACTTGCAGTAGCAGCATCGGATGATGGTTCAGCCAATTAAAAGAggactaaacaaaaaaaattgtggtgtcaaatagaaaaaaaaataaaaatgggactgtcaaaagtaaaaagagtgtcaaatagcaaaaggaaaaagacGGTGCTCGTCACCGCCGTGGGGTCGTTGCTGCTGGCTGCGTTCTGCGTACGGGGGGTCGCGGCTGGGTGCAGGGGTTGCACTTTTAGTTGGAGGAGGGCTGCGTTCTGAATTCTAATTCAACTTGCGTGGGAGGGGACGACAACGCTTTTGATTAACTTACCGGGTAGGGTTGGGTCGGGTCTGCCCAACTCCTAtagcagaaaaaaaaacaaaaaaaaaatgctatttgCGCCATGCTGCCATAACCGCCATGACCGCCATGGCGCCGTCATTCGCAACCCGTCACACCATCGCTATTCGGtggcattttttcaaaaaaccgccACGCCTTTCCGCTATGGCACCGCCATGACTGGCATTTGACAACACTGGTCCCAAcagatcaaataaaattttcatcaatatacttcattataatttaaaatatgtcaCCACACCgtctttttttattgatattgttATACAACCAATATAGATTTTCAACGTGAAATAACGTGAAATATCTTCATAATTAGTAGCGATATTATTATTCATCAAATGTCCATATCATGTCATATAAAATATTCCATGGATGGAAAACGGGAAAAGTGACCAAATTCAAATTCCATTCGAATTCAACTTTTCATAAACTATAGGATTTATAATACGTAAAGTAAAAACAACAGTATTTATTTGacattaatttgaaataaattaaatttataagatatttttattaagttaaaGGTGAAGAAagcttttgcataaaaaaagttgaataaaGATTTactttctaattattttatacaaaaaatatatggatgATAATTAATGTATAGAtcaatgataataaatatttgtaactagtgtatttttttttactgaatctAATTAGTGTACCTAAAAGTAacaatattgaatgaaaatgtatagttaaacattttcaaatattaataattagtgGTTTTTTTGTGTGAATATATTAGTAAGTAGTGGTGAGCATTACCCAATCCGGTCCATTAGCTTTTTTTACATGAAATTGAGAGATGTGCTAAGACCAATTGAAGGGAGCAATCCTAATTATAGATTGAAACTACAACCTTTAATAGCCAAAATAACACATTCCAATATGAAGTGCCTTTGCACTGCATGTGCAATATAGTCTCCAAGTGTCCTTCTAGGATCACTCCTTCCGCCATTTCAGCTCCTCAAAGATNNNNNNNNNNNNNNNNNNNNNNNNNNNNNNNNNNNNNNNNNNNNNNNNNNNNNNNNNNNNNNNNNNNNNNNNNNNNNNNNNNNNNNNNNNNNNNNNNNNNGTGAATTTTCATGGGatcacttttcttcttcttccaaagaGGCTGCGTCACTCAACGAGCCTTGATGTTGTTGGCATGGCTTCTTCAAGAGAAATCTGCTAAGAGAGATAGACTTCTCGCTTAGCCACCAGCTACCATGTGTCTTCTTCTAATATGGCTTCCTAGTTGAGCTACTTGGCAAACTCATTGAGTGATCAATTTTCACTTCCAAACCCACAATTTCTTTCCAGGTGCACTAAAATGACTAAATTACTGTAAAAACATGTAAAAGCTAATAAATTTTCTAAACTTTAACTGTATGGAAATATctaactaattatatatattcccTAACTTAAACAAGGGCAAACTTAGCTACGATTCAAGGAAAAGTGAGATAATTGTTGTGAAATAGATTGCAAATATAGGAATGCACAACCGTTATCAAACTCCCTCAAACTTAAAGCTTTGCTTGTGCtcaagaaaaagtaaaataaactaaaataagttAGATTAATGACAAAACTAAGGACTAGGATCAATTACAATTCCCAAAATATAAGCATGTTCACCAAAACAAAACATGTTCACACGATCTCAAAATCACACTTGTTATGgtgattttgatatatataatcataaaagAAATGAACTCAAGAGTTCAAGGGATCAACAAGAATGGCAATTGacaatgaaaagataaaaaatacaattcatTTCTCACAAGGCTAGTATTTTACTTAAGTACACAAGTGTTTCAGGTGCACATGATATTCAATCAATACCAATTGGAATTACACAATCCCAACTTTGCATACCATCTCATTCAAGGCAATTGCACACACACAAcatggatcactaaggactttattaAAGTTGTAATTTGGCTAGGCTacaaaggaaaattgtttttttatatcctAGAAATCAAAGCACCTAAGGGTCTAGGAGAACACTAACTAATTTCCTTTTCAATTCATGAGACAAAAAATTCCAAACACTGTTTCCcaacattttattcacaaatttaaaatagcAACAACAACTTgaaattgtttttgaatttgattgattttctactttttttaaacattttagcTTTCCCAAATGTGTATGCTTTTGGTTTACAACAATCGCTTGAGTATTACAAAACAAACTCCCctaaatttggaacaaatttgccTCAAACCATATGATATGCTTTTCTATTCCCTAAAGTAAGGTagacatttttttcctttttaggcTCAAGGATTCAAGTACAaactcatttattatttttgtgtcaAAGGTTAATGCAAgggaatttataattaaaaaggttttttttttctttaagtggctgatcatttaaattaaaaacacagaATGCCTTAATCATATCCACATAATGGATGCACTTAAACAATCTTCAAAGAATCATGCaaaatcgagtgtgcaaaaccaatggaaaaataaaatacaaatatatttttcttacaatTAATTTAAGTAGTTATGAAGGTACATCTCATTTTGGAGTTTAtgtagaatgaaaaaaaagagtgatggaaagaaaaaaaaagtaaaagaaaagagagaaaatgacaTATGATGAGTGATATATAATTggaaatataaagagaaataagaagaaaattcaatgaaagaaaatagataaaaatatgagcataattattatattaatattctaTATTGTAACTCTACTtataatcaacataaaattattataaaattgaatttatttttttggatttattttgttagaaacataattttatcTCAAAACAAATGGGCTAAAGAAAATAAGGTGACCTTAAATATCAAACTATTATGTAATACATAATTGCatgaaaatgattaattataaccttgtaaaattaatttaactttttaaaaaggtTTAAGTCTCTTATTGGTTCTTGAAATATACTCAAATTTTTTTTGGGTCCCTAGtaagatttttcttgtcttttcgtccttggattttttttattttatatttggtcTTGCCATTAGGTTGGCTCTATTATGTGTTGACGCATAtgtgaaaatttttaaatttttttggtggtttttaaaattggttgtatttatttaaataattaaattacaatttttggtattttaaaattttctaaaaccaTTTAAATGCAACCACACCATGGACCAGTTGTTTTAGTGAGTGAGACAATGTTTTTCAGTTTTCAAAAGAGAATTTTGTTGTAGGAAGACCTGAGTTTGCTATAGCGAGAAAAGAACAATtggtggattttgaaaaaaatttggagcaaaaatggaaatcaaagaaaaaaggcATTGCTGACTCGAATTCCATAGCATTCAACATATGGAAGTCAATTTCTAATCATTTTCCTAGTTCAATGCAACCAAGATTCAGCTCAATTGATTAATCCTAATTCCTTAGGTGATTAATCTTTTATTCCTAAGCTAAATTCCTAATTCCTTAGGTAACTTAACCAAGAACTGAGAACATGAACAAAGAATCTCTTCAATGCAAAAATTGATTTCATTCCTAAAATTAAGCTCTCACACAATTCcaattcaaatctagaatcaatttttttcaacaCAATTCAATTCCTAAAAGCTAGTTTGATCAAGCCTAAGCATGCATTTAAGCAAATATTTGGAATATGATCACATGtataacaaagaaaataaatcagaaaatgaagaatcaCATACTTGGTTACTACTTCATTCAATTAACAACTTCAATGTTTAGCTCCAATGGATCTTGATTTGgtctaaaataacattaaaatcaaaagttacaatagagagagagagagagagagagagaggaaaaaatgtTAATCTATAAGTCTGAAttgaaaaaatgacaaaaggtgcCAATTATGATGTTACAAGTTATTTTAGTTAGAGccaaatctatattttttttctgtcacATTAGACTTTCATTGTAGCGAGGACACTTCTTGCTACAACGAGGCTTCATCTTTTGCAAATGAtacttcacttgaatcttcttgcTCTATGACCAACTTTCGCTATGGTAAGAGTTGTACTCGTTGTGGCGTGTGCTTGCTCAATATCTTAGTCTTCAACATTCATATTCGTTGTGGCAAGTCTTCACATTCATTCACTTAATAATTGGTCCTCTTTTGCTGTGGTGAAGGGTCATCTAGCTATGGTCAGCTTAAGTCTGCAACTTATCAAtactttaaactaaaaaatatctttgtaacatcaaaatttaaaacaaaaaaataaaaactctctttttttaatttctgaaatgattttttataatagtttatTCACAATAGCAacaatatattaacaaaaatcctaaaaaagTTAGGCTAATTGCTCACAAAAACAAAGTGTGAGAAACAATTATCACCTCACCTGCACACAACATTGTGGAAGGATAATAAAAGGGTCATCTTCAATTACCTGTGTTTTGGGTAGCATTGGGGTAGTTATGAAAAAATGGTCAAGGTTGTGACATCTTTAATTCAAGTgtttggacttttttttttttgctttaattgATGAGGTGCTTGTCATTGAAGGGAAAGTTAAAGTTGTGGCCTTAATGAATCATCCTTGAGTTCCaatgatgtttttgtttttattttggattgTGAAGAGTTGCATGACAGTTGGGGATTTATGTACTAGATCTATTTTCTTGGAAAATGCATATGTATTATTGAGAAGAGTTGCATGAGATTTTGGATtgtaaattgttttttcttcccAATTTTTTTCCAAGGTAAGTGCATATGTATTATTGTCAAGAGTTGGCATGAGGTTGTGGATTGTGAATTGTCTTTATGTTccaaatatgttttcttttttcctttttttctttaattgattTGACGGTTTTTAAGCTgctagaaattttaatttgaaattctaaATGAATATTGATGATTTTAAAACCCACCACAAATTgttgtttaaaaatttaatggacATATGAACATTTAACAGAGCCAACCAAATGGTCGGGACTaaacacaaaatataaaaatttttaaaatattgattgcatgcattTTATGAATTCCATTTTGGCTTAATGATACTTTTGGTCCTTAAGGTATCACAATTGAGAATTGAAATACCTAAAGTTTCAATTGAGCTAGTTGGATCCCTCAGCTATCACAAATGTGTGACTTTAGTCCCCTATATATCAATTGCGTCAATTGGGTCCTCATGTACACAATTgtataaatttcatttaagtATTGTAATTGTGGGATTTTAGTCCCCAAGGTATCAcaataatgtgatttttttccCTGAAAAATGATAGTTCTAATAGTGCAATTTTAAGGTACTAAAATCGCACAATAGAGACACCTAAGGCACTCAATTGTCACAATTGAAATCTAAGGGActaaaatcacacaattgtgATACGTAGGGGATCCAATTGACATAATTGAAATTTaggagactaaaaatataattaaaaatgtattttaattacttaaaatacattaaatattttacttatcaatttaaaatacattaaataattcTTTGACCCCCTACGAAATGGAAtggaaatttaattatttgtgctGTTTTATTTTAAGCCTACCTCCAAACTCGACCTACCTTAGTTGAAGATGAGAAAATGAAAATCCCCAACCAAAGTTCAAAAGGTTGGAATTTCTAATAGAATTggatttttatgtatttaagaTGCCCTTTCATTCAAACACTACATCATGTAGAAACTACATCACAATTACAAACTCCACTAACAAAGCAAAGAAACAACATAAAGGAAACATAGTTTACCAACACATGATGAAGACTATTCAACATAACGAAAACATAAGTCCTAGATAATCAATCCTAACCACACCCCAAACAATAATTTGATTAAGCTATTGCTTATTcgaaaacatattaaattaaaaaacattgacTAAAACTTTAAATAGGGCATCATCAATTTAGGTTCCCACGTTTTTCTTTGAGTTGTCTCTTAAACTCCTCTAACATCTTCTTATACTTGTCAAGTTGGGAATCGGTCATGCTTTCAATAGGCCTAGCCCACCAGAACTGATCCTCTGCAGCCTTCGCTAAATGATTTAAATCCTTTGTGCGCTTCTTCTCAATAGCAATTTGGTTGGACAAGCAGTGGAGGTGTGCGTGGAGCTCAACTTCGTCCACAGTGGAGTGCACCTTGTTGAGGTCCAAGGTAA includes these proteins:
- the LOC102667986 gene encoding uncharacterized protein; this translates as MDPIKYIFEKPALTGRIARWQVLLSEFDIVYVTQKAIKGSASADYLAQHPLNDYQPMHLEFPNEDIMALFEEKLEKDRDKWIVWFDGASNVLGHGVGAELVSSDNQCIPFTARLGFDCTNNMAEYEACALGVQAVIDFNVKLLKVYGDSTLVIHQLRGEWETRDHKLIPYRPTSRSWLSSLMRSLSITFLERKTRWWMHSPL
- the LOC100805742 gene encoding uncharacterized protein, with protein sequence MVAAIGQYERHLPIPSYHDIRVPLLKKEVEYTENLIKGHREQWVRYGCTIMSDAWTDRKQRCIINFFINSQVGTMFWKSVDGSDFVKTGEKIFELLDATLEEVGEENVVQVVTDNGSNYVLAGKLLEEKRKHIYWTPCAAHCIDLMLEDIGKIPLIRKTIRRAINLVGFIYAYSSTLSLLRNFTNKRELVRHAITRFATSYLTLERLHKAKANIRKMFTSDEWTLNKLSKEFKGKEAAKVVLMPFFWNSVVYTLKVMAPLVKVLHLVDGETKLAMGYIYAAMDKAKETIIKSFNNNESKYNDVFAIIDKRWNCQLHRPLHAAAHFSNLEFFYDNTDLEFDFEVTNGLFECIKKFDLEVTNLGQTRMLT